In Zingiber officinale cultivar Zhangliang chromosome 6A, Zo_v1.1, whole genome shotgun sequence, a single genomic region encodes these proteins:
- the LOC121998590 gene encoding YTH domain-containing protein 1-like isoform X1: MDGEALIGEKETSSGEAPHSVTFLSSSRCFLFFSSERFLFRIAVRWVILKLETGITKPSWASVIFMMRQASIRNQRNKGMRLNSFLQICILTLVFFWLLYQLKHSFDKKKGPDEHGSRSLNNVVDSHSEFTVLGRKTLPHDQAIVSEGKVSNEDKENEEEVQKGEEDGESQHTMDDEVAKEIPEDGIDELDNEQEDEQDYEAEDGDDAGNEEEKDEQVEEAEFLDDQDPEEDSLLEAHEKGHRDRSNGTGDRNNRNVGNNSTITDLADLQNDIDYNNSLTTRGSSVEKLEQDVSAINHSKLKGNLLTAGVLDVRVNRQTNENLGKNNLLPLDNEALIQSIGNAQNTAISLQRNDKSNTTLAYTL, translated from the exons ATGGATGGAGAAGCTCTGATAGGAGAAAAGGAGACTTCTTCAGGTGAGGCACCTCACTCTGTTACGTTTCTCTCTTCATCAAGATGCTTCCTTTTCTTCAGCTCAGAAAG GTTTTTATTTAGGATTGCCGTGCGTTGGGTGATTCTAAAGCTAGAAACTGGCATCACAAAACCTTCCTGGGCATCAGTGATCTTCATGATGCGGCAGGCTTCCATTAGGAATCAAAGGAACAAAGGAATGAGGTTAAACAGTTTCCTTCAGATTTGCATCTTGACTCTTGTgttcttctggttgctttatcaGTTGAAACACTCTTTTGACAAGAAGAAGGGACCGGATGAACACGGATCGAGAAGTTTAAACAATGTCGTCGACAGCCATTCGGAATTTACAGTCCTTGGCCGGAAAACCCTCCCGCATGACCAGGCCATCGTTTCTGAAGGTAAAGTCAGTAACGAGGAtaaagaaaatgaagaagaagtcCAGAAAGGCGAAGAAGACGGAGAATCCCAGCACACTATGGACGATGAAGTGGCCAAAGAGATTCCGGAAGATGGGATTGATGAGCTAGATAATGAGCAAGAAGATGAGCAGGATTATGAAGCTGAGGATGGAGACGATGctggaaatgaagaagaaaaagatgaacaAGTCGAGGAGGCTGAGTTCCTGGATGACCAAGACCCTGAGGAAGATTCTTTACTAGAGGCACATGAAAAAGGCCATCGCGACCGATCGAACGGAACTGGAGATAGGAATAACCGCAATGTCGGTAATAATTCTACCATCACTGATCTTGCTGATCTACAAAATGATATCGACTATAACAATAGCCTAACCACAAGAGGATCTTCTGTTGAGAAATTGGAGCAAGATGTTTCTGCTATCAATCATTCAAAGCTAAAGGGCAACCTTCTTACAGCAGGAGTGTTGGATGTTCGAGTGAATCGACAAACCAATGAAAATCTAGGAAAGAACAACCTTCTTCCACTTGACAATGAAGCTCTCATCCAGAGCATAGGTAATGCTCAAAATACCGCGATATCTTTGCAGAGAAATGATAAGTCAAACACAACTTTGGCATACACTCTCTGA
- the LOC121998590 gene encoding myelin transcription factor 1-like protein isoform X2: MMRQASIRNQRNKGMRLNSFLQICILTLVFFWLLYQLKHSFDKKKGPDEHGSRSLNNVVDSHSEFTVLGRKTLPHDQAIVSEGKVSNEDKENEEEVQKGEEDGESQHTMDDEVAKEIPEDGIDELDNEQEDEQDYEAEDGDDAGNEEEKDEQVEEAEFLDDQDPEEDSLLEAHEKGHRDRSNGTGDRNNRNVGNNSTITDLADLQNDIDYNNSLTTRGSSVEKLEQDVSAINHSKLKGNLLTAGVLDVRVNRQTNENLGKNNLLPLDNEALIQSIGNAQNTAISLQRNDKSNTTLAYTL; encoded by the coding sequence ATGATGCGGCAGGCTTCCATTAGGAATCAAAGGAACAAAGGAATGAGGTTAAACAGTTTCCTTCAGATTTGCATCTTGACTCTTGTgttcttctggttgctttatcaGTTGAAACACTCTTTTGACAAGAAGAAGGGACCGGATGAACACGGATCGAGAAGTTTAAACAATGTCGTCGACAGCCATTCGGAATTTACAGTCCTTGGCCGGAAAACCCTCCCGCATGACCAGGCCATCGTTTCTGAAGGTAAAGTCAGTAACGAGGAtaaagaaaatgaagaagaagtcCAGAAAGGCGAAGAAGACGGAGAATCCCAGCACACTATGGACGATGAAGTGGCCAAAGAGATTCCGGAAGATGGGATTGATGAGCTAGATAATGAGCAAGAAGATGAGCAGGATTATGAAGCTGAGGATGGAGACGATGctggaaatgaagaagaaaaagatgaacaAGTCGAGGAGGCTGAGTTCCTGGATGACCAAGACCCTGAGGAAGATTCTTTACTAGAGGCACATGAAAAAGGCCATCGCGACCGATCGAACGGAACTGGAGATAGGAATAACCGCAATGTCGGTAATAATTCTACCATCACTGATCTTGCTGATCTACAAAATGATATCGACTATAACAATAGCCTAACCACAAGAGGATCTTCTGTTGAGAAATTGGAGCAAGATGTTTCTGCTATCAATCATTCAAAGCTAAAGGGCAACCTTCTTACAGCAGGAGTGTTGGATGTTCGAGTGAATCGACAAACCAATGAAAATCTAGGAAAGAACAACCTTCTTCCACTTGACAATGAAGCTCTCATCCAGAGCATAGGTAATGCTCAAAATACCGCGATATCTTTGCAGAGAAATGATAAGTCAAACACAACTTTGGCATACACTCTCTGA
- the LOC121998594 gene encoding uncharacterized protein LOC121998594 — protein MDRCPFVRIIVGNLALKVLVPPAPSASPCFAKIRFGKFPQQTANVPIIASDGNSILDNTDSVAGLFHLSKADLDRIARKSSLFASSASRDKLNVSVYTGSQSQGGSFWLSSGKLLGKFTMRLDLKGIAKDGGTREAMEFHSGWVSIGKKTAKIGKGSPSSSWSSEAQLYLTVKAEPDPRFVFEFDGVPECSPQVLQVKGKMRQPVFTCKFSCRNAVDRDICSRAAVSESRSSRKWLSSFGSEREQPGKERKGWSVTIHDLSGSPVALASMVTPFVATPGTDRVNRSNPGAWLVLRPVDGTWTPWGRLEAWRERGGAGAGDNLGYRFALLPDDTVGTSINLSESTISTVKGGQFVIDLTGATGPSRHSSSHRGFVMSVTVAGEGRGGRPTVEVAAQHIGYSEDAAVFVALAAAVDLSMDACRLFSQRLRKGLSAPDLLR, from the exons ATGGACCGATGCCCTTTTGTTCGGATAATCGTCGGTAACCTCGCGCTAAAGGTTCTTGTGCCGCCGGCGCCCTCCGCCTCCCCCTGCTTCGCGAAGATCCGCTTTGGCAAGTTCCCTCAACAGACCGCCAACGTTCCGATCATAGCTTCCGATGGAAACTCCATCTTAGACAACACGGATTCCGTTGCTGGCCTGTTCCACCTATCCAAGGCTGATCTTGATAGAATCGCTAGAAAGTCGTCGCTTTTCGCCTCCTCCGCCAGCCGCGATAAACTTAATGTCTCCGTCTACACCGGCTCGCAGTCGCAGGGGGGTTCCTTCTGGTTGAGCTCCGGGAAGCTTCTTGGCAAGTTCACGATGCGGCTGGACCTGAAGGGAATCGCAAAGGACGGCGGGACGAGGGAGGCGATGGAGTTCCACAGCGGGTGGGTCTCCATCGGTAAGAAGACGGCAAAGATCGGAAAAGGCTCGCCTTCTTCCTCCTGGTCATCGGAGGCGCAGTTATATCTGACGGTGAAGGCCGAGCCCGACCCTCGGTTTGTGTTCGAGTTCGATGGCGTGCCGGAATGTAGCCCTCAGGTTCTACAAGTAAAGGGTAAAATGAGGCAGCCGGTCTTCACCTGCAAATTTAGCTGCCGCAATGCCGTCGATCGCGACATATGCTCCAG GGCGGCGGTTTCGGAGTCACGGAGCAGCAGGAAATGGCTTTCGTCGTTCGGGTCGGAGCGGGAACAGCCGGGGAAGGAGCGGAAGGGCTGGTCGGTGACCATCCACGACCTCTCCGGGTCGCCTGTGGCTCTCGCTTCCATGGTGACCCCCTTCGTGGCCACCCCCGGAACCGACCGAGTGAACCGCTCCAACCCTGGTGCATGGCTCGTGCTCCGCCCCGTGGACGGCACCTGGACCCCGTGGGGGCGTCTCGAGGCCTGGCGCGAGCGCGGAGGCGCCGGCGCCGGCGACAACCTCGGCTACCGCTTCGCGCTCCTCCCGGACGACACCGTAGGAACCAGCATCAACCTATCGGAGTCCACCATCAGCACCGTAAAGGGAGGGCAATTCGTCATCGACCTGACTGGCGCAACCGGCCCCAGCCGACACTCCTCGAGCCACCGCGGGTTTGTGATGTCGGTGACGGTGGCGGGGGAAGGGCGCGGCGGGCGGCCGACGGTGGAGGTGGCGGCGCAGCACATCGGGTACTCGGAGGACGCGGCGGTGTTCGTGGCGCTGGCCGCCGCCGTCGACCTGAGCATGGACGCCTGCCGCCTTTTCTCGCAGAGGCTGAGGAAGGGGCTGAGCGCGCCGGACTTGCTGCGGTGA